The following coding sequences lie in one Anguilla rostrata isolate EN2019 chromosome 8, ASM1855537v3, whole genome shotgun sequence genomic window:
- the gja4 gene encoding gap junction protein alpha 4: MMSRADWGFLERFLEEGQEYSTGIGRVWLTVLFLFRMLILGTAAESAWDDEQSDFVCNTQQPGCELACYDRAFPISHFRFFVLQVIFVSTPTIFYFIYVALRMGWERKREVEEAGRRRAEEGRASPDEGARGAGKAGGEEGEAKGVRGEQGNERRERPKLKGKLLCAYTLSILLKVLLEAGFILGLWFLYGFVVHAKYVCQRPPCPHKVDCFVSRPTEKTIFTVYMQAIAGVSMLLNVVEFFYLAQHAVTHYLEKKYLGKTPVTLQIDREPSQLDLPRESAVHYQEKGHLCLPGAGFPQPYQEYVEPEIELSWGVGDQGTTEGSLSNPLPSYSTCMRAMKSTSNRASSKASSHREQSKRSKKGNLKQYV, encoded by the coding sequence ATGATGTCCAGAGCTGACTGGGGTTTTCTGGAGCGTTTCCTGGAGGAGGGACAGGAGTACTCGACGGGGATTGGACGGGTGTGGCTGACCGTGCTCTTCCTGTTTCGCATGCTGATCCTGGGCACGGCCGCGGAGTCCGCCTGGGACGACGAGCAGTCCGACTTCGTCTGCAACACCCAGCAGCCCGGCTGCGAGCTGGCCTGCTACGACCGCGCCTTCCCCATCTCCCACTTCCGCTTCTTTGTCCTGCAGGTCATCTTCGTCTCCACGCCCACCATCTTCTATTTCATCTACGTGGCCCTGCGCATGGGCTGGGAGAGGAAGCGcgaggtggaggaggcggggaggaggagggcggaggAGGGACGGGCGAGCCCCGACGAGGGGGCGCGGGGGGCCGGGAAGGCGGGCGGCGAGGAAGGGGAGGCGAAGGGCGTGAGAGGCGAGCAGGGCAACGAGCGGCGGGAGAGACCCAAGCTGAAGGGCAAACTGCTGTGTGCGTACACGCTCAGCATCCTCCTCAAAGTGCTGCTGGAGGCGGGCTTCATCCTGGGGCTGTGGTTCCTCTACGGCTTCGTCGTCCACGCCAAGTACGTGTGCCAGCGCCCGCCCTGCCCCCACAAGGTGGACTGCTTCGTCTCCAGGCCCACTGAGAAGACCATCTTCACTGTGTACATGCAGGCCATCGCCGGGGTCTCCATGCTCCTCAACGTCGTGGAATTTTTCTACCTTGCGCAGCACGCCGTCACCCACTACCTGGAGAAGAAGTACCTGGGCAAAACTCCAGTCACTCTGCAAATAGACAGAGAGCCCTCACAGCTGGACCTGCCCAGGGAGTCCGCTGTGCACTACCAGGAGAAGGGACACCTGTGCCTGCCTGGGGCTGGGTTTCCCCAGCCGTACCAGGAGTACGTGGAACCCGAAATTGAGCTCAGCTGGGGTGTCGGAGACCAGGGGACGACCGAAGGCTCACTCTCAAACCCGCTCCCCAGCTATTCGACTTGCATGAGGGCCATGAAATCCACTTCGAACAGAGCGTCCTCAAAGGCATCCTCTCATAGAGAACAAAGCAAGAGGTCAAAGAAAGGGAATTTGAAACAATATGTCTGA
- the smim12 gene encoding small integral membrane protein 12 — protein sequence MWPVMWVAMRTYAPYVTFPVAFVVGAVGYHLEWFIRGTPKPQLREEKSILELREERKLEELAGQDCTNVTSLKERLEFTPRAALERNRPEKS from the coding sequence ATGTGGCCTGTGATGTGGGTAGCCATGCGGACCTACGCCCCCTATGTCACGTTTCCAGTGGCTTTTGTGGTGGGGGCAGTGGGGTACCACCTAGAGTGGTTCATTCGGGGCACACCAAAGCCCCagctgagggaggagaagagcattctggagctgagggaggagaggaagctgGAGGAGCTAGCGGGGCAGGACTGTACCAATGTGACCAGCCTGAAGGAGCGGTTGGAGTTCACCCCCAGGGCCGCACTAGAAAGGAACCGGCCTGAGAAGAGTTAA